Genomic segment of Oncorhynchus keta strain PuntledgeMale-10-30-2019 unplaced genomic scaffold, Oket_V2 Un_contig_13165_pilon_pilon, whole genome shotgun sequence:
ACTATTGTAGATCTCACAGTGTGGAAGGTGTAGTTGACAGACAGACCCCTTAAGGCATGTAAACATGAACAGAGGTCCTGCAGGTCTCTTTCCACTCTGGGATAGAAGCCTCCTGTCCCAGTGGACTGTCCTATAGAgaacctctccttctccctccatcctgaACACCAGGCCTGTTATACTGCACTGGAACAGACCTGCACTGGGGCACTGGAACCTAGAGGAAACAATGAAGGATTTCCTTTTGTGAGATTTCCTGGATTTAAGGTATTGTCCTTAATACAAACTACTAATGAGAAACATTAAATATGTCAAGTTACTGGTACTCTCCCCTGTTGTCCTGATCGTGGATATCAGGTGTAAATTCATCTGGATAACTCTAAAATGTAGAAACAATAGATAGTGTAATTCAACCAATAGTGTGAAGAATAGTTTTTAAATTCAAATGTTCTCTCTTTTACAGTCTTTCTCTCAGTCCAGTGAGGGTCTCACCATGTGATGATGATCCAGGAGAGGAGAATCTAAAGAGAATCAAATAAAGATCAATCATCATGTTTTACTATACAACTTCAACTTCATCATTGTTCCAGATGAAGATGTTAATGTATAGCTGTTACCCCTTTCTCTTCCCAACTCCTCATCATCAATCCTCTGGGTGTTCTCCTGGGTGTTCTCCTGGGTCTTCTCCTGTGTGTTCTCCTGGGTGGTCTTCTGGGTGGTCTCCTGGGTGGTCTCCTGGGTGGTCTTCTGGGTGTTCTCCTGGGTGGTCTTCTGGGTGTTCTCCTGGGTCTTCTCCTGTGTGTTCTCCTGGGTGGTCTTCTGGGTGTTCTCCTGGGTGTTCTCCTGGGTGGTCTCCTGGGTGGTCTTCTGGGTGTTCTCCTGGGTGTTCTCCTGGGTGTTCTCCTGTGTGTTCTCCTGGGTGGTCTTCTGGGTGTTCTCCTGGGTCTTCTCCTGGGTGTTCTCCTGGGTGTTCTCCTGGGTGTTCTCCTGGGTGTTCTCCTGGGTGTTCTCCTGTGTGTTCTCCTGGGTGGTCTCCTGGGTGGTCTCCTGGGTGGTCTTCTGGGTGTTCTCCTGGGTCTTCTCCTGTGTGTTCTCCTGGGTGTTCACAGATACCTCGGCGTTGAGACTGTTCGCCATCTCCGGTTGGCTCCCTAAGATGGTTGAAATGTCCATCTCGACCTTTGTGGTTTTCTAGATTCAAATCAACAGAATAGATAGAACATACTTCTATAATAGCAACATGTTCTTTGTTAATTTGACATGTATTCTGTTCTATGGTGAACATGTTGGTCACCATGGCAgcagagagaagggcagggacAATCAGGCACCTTATGTTTGATGAACAACGGGGCTCTGCCAGTCAGTGGGACACAATGCTCCTCAATCTTTTTGCCCCTAGAAACTATACCAAGCCTGGATAGTTTCTTAATTGTTCTCATTTCTTTCTTTGCTGCAGGGGTcatcaaaaagagagagaaagaaagtgtgaAGTGaaaagagtgagaaagagagagtttaaAGTGTTGTTAGCTGTTTAACATACCCACATGTTAGTGTAATAGTTAGTTAAGAAACAGTCAACAGGCTGTGCGGGATCTTTGTGTGAATCTCTATCACTCAATATCCCAGATCTGAGGGTGTAATGATAAATCTATCGTCTGGCTGTGTTACCTCTACTGTGAGGTATATCTTCCCGGTTCATCCTCCTCAGGATCCTCAGTGTGATCTCCACAACTCCCTCAGGGCTGTACCTCTTCAGCATCTGATCCACTATGACCTGTCTGTCATTGTTCACCAGTTGAGTTTTTGGGATGGGAGGAAAGCCAGTCAGGTAAGGTGGAAGCTGTTTGCTTGGAGTCAGTTCCTGCTGAAATATCTTCAGCTCATCTGTGCTCAGCTCCTCCAGAGTGGCCAGCAGCAGAgcttctcttttcttctctgcAGGTTTCTAAgaaaacaacaacagaacagattGAATTTTAATTTGGTGACAACCCTTTCTTTCTGTCAGTCTATCGGTCTCCATGACTTCTACCAGGTGTGGGTTATGTGAACCTaaacatcccctctcctcctcaccgtGACCAGTTCATATTTGTCCTTTGTGATTCCAGTGTCTTTGCTGCCTGCTGCCTCTCTGTCCAAGGCTCTAGAACgtccagacagatagacatgtttcttctctctctcttcatcactgtCAGTGTCTGATGAGTCGCTCCACCATTTTGTTTCTGTTGTAGATACAGCTATAGAAGATGAAGTGAAGAGAGATAATGGTGTTGTTGTCTCATTACATTTTCCTGTTTATCTACAATTATCAATCTACATCACGTTGTCTTCGTTTAAGCCTCCTCTGGCTTAGACCTTCACTGAACTGTGATGGTGATGTATAGATTGATGTACATTATTGTTATGTTACCTCTAATGTGATCTCTCTCTAACTTCTCTGCCAGATCATCCAGATTCATCCTCCTCAGGATCCAGATTGTGTTCCTCACAGCTCCCTCAGGGGCGTATCTCTTCACCATCTGATCCactgtgtcctgtctgtcagtgttCTCCAGCTGGCTCTCTGGGATGGGAGGAAAGCCTAACATCCAGCCACTAGTGAATGAcacttgtgcatgacacaggtaaAACTGAAATATCTTCAGCTGTTCTTCAGTGAGCTCCTCCAGACTGGTCAGCAGCAGAGCTGGAACATCCAACATGGAGCGTCTCTAAAATAACAAAGAAGATAAGATATAAGAGAATAGaaatactgactactgatataaaGAACATGAACATCGCCACACACAACGTGGTACAGGAATATACTCCGATGTTTTGGTGTGTTGAAATGAACGGACTATGACAGTGAGTACAGGTGATGTAACATATGAGGGTAGAACTGACTATGACAGTGAGTACAGGTGATGTAACATATGAGGGTAGAACTGACTATGACAGTGAGTACAGGTGATGTAACATATGAgggtagaactgtagaactgactatgacagtgagtacaggtgatgtaacatatgagggtagaactgactatgacagtgagtacaggtgatgtaacatatgagggtagaactgactatgacagtgagtacaggtgatgtaacatatgagggtagaactgtagaactgactaTGACAGTGAGTACAGGTGATGTAACATATGAGGGTAGAACTGACTATGACAGTGAGTACAGGTGATGTAACATATGAGGGTAGAACTGACTATGACAGTGAGTACAGGTGATGTAACACATGAGGGTAGAACTGACTATGActgtgagtacaggtgatgtaACATATGAGGGTAGAACTGACTATGACAGTGAGTACAGGTGATGTAACATATGAGGGTAGAACTGACTATGACAGTGAGTACAGGTGATGTAACACATGAGGTAGAACTGACTATGACAGTGAGTACAGGTGATGTAACATATGAGGGTAGAACTGACTATGACAGTGAGTACAGGTGTTGTAACATATGAGGGTAGAGCTGACTATGACAGTGAGTACAGGTGATGTAACATATGAGGGTAGAACTGACTATGACAGTGAGTACAGGTGATGTAACATATGAGGGTAGAACTGTAGAACTCACTGTTAACTGTAGCACACACACTTCAGACAGCATGTGGCTGTGATCTATATGTGGTTTGTCCGCAATGACATTTGACCTCTGACATGGCCACTAGTCTTACCTCATTACTAgaccctccttcctccttctccatTTATCACTGTCTGATGAGTCTCTCCACCATGTTGTTGCTGTGGTAGATACAGGTATagaagagaagtgaagagaggtAATGgtatatttgttttattacatGATCAATTATTAATTTAAATCatgttgtcttttgtttgaaggAACGTTTGACACATTTTCTTAACAGTGTTACCTCTAGTGTGATCTCTCTCTAACTTCTCTGCTACATCATGTCGCTTTATCCTTCTCAGGATCCAGATTGTGTTCCTCACAGCTCCCTCAGGGCCGTAACTCATCACCATCTGATCCactgtgtcctgtctgtcagtgttCTCCAGCTGGCTCTCTGGGATGAGAGGAAAGCCTAACATCCTGCCACTAGTCAGGTAAGACTGAAATGTCTTCAGCTGTTCTTCAGTGAGCTCCTCCAGACCGGTCAGCAGCAGAGCTGGAACATCCAACATGGAGCGTCTCTAAAATAACAAAGATGATAAGATATAAGAGAATAGAAATACTGACTACTGATTTAAAGAACATGAACATCGCCACACACAACGTGGTACAGGAATATACTCCGATGTTTTGGTGTGTTGAAATGAACGGACTATGACAGTGAGTACAGGTGATGTAACATATGAGGGTAGAACTGACTATGACAGTGA
This window contains:
- the LOC127918095 gene encoding uncharacterized protein LOC127918095 is translated as MSEGQPARAYESQWWLTLSGERRGLDTVISRLEVELKVLKQAEFNIYKQSATLPSTSSRRLTLSVEEHDLETKISMLEKKLGFMKKTLDIPALLLTGLEELTEEQLKTFQSYLTSGRMLGFPLIPESQLENTDRQDTVDQMVMSYGPEGAVRNTIWILREMDRHDVAEKLERDHTRATTWWRDSSDSDKWRRRKEGLVMRRRSMLDVPALLLTSLEELTEEQLKIFQFYLCHAQVSFTSGWMLGFPPIPESQLENTDRQDTVDQMVKRYAPEGAVRNTIWILRRMNLDDLAEKLERDHIRAVSTTETKWWSDSSDTDSDEEREKKHVYLSGRSRALDREAAGSKDTGITKDKYELVTKPAEKKREALLLATLEELSTDELKIFQQELTPSKQLPPYLTGFPPIPKTQLVNNDRQVIVDQMLKRYSPEGVVEITLRILRRMNREDIPHSRAKKEMRTIKKLSRLGIVSRGKKIEEHCVPLTGRAPLFIKHKKTTKVEMDISTILGSQPEMANSLNAEVSVNTQENTQEKTQENTQKTTQETTQETTQENTQENTQENTQENTQENTQENTQEKTQENTQKTTQENTQENTQENTQENTQKTTQETTQENTQENTQKTTQENTQEKTQENTQKTTQENTQKTTQETTQETTQKTTQENTQEKTQENTQENTQRIDDEELGRERDSPLLDHHHMSYPDEFTPDIHDQDNRGEYQFQCPSAGLFQCSITGLVFRMEGEGEVLYRTVHWDRRLLSQSGKRPAGPLFMFTCLKGSVCQLHLPHCEIYNSGGCDFLSVAHVTDDDIIEFLPPLETTDTHVIINISGFSAYGEVKDEDSPTVPIRALVLLFYKPPDVPKKRSILNVLLLPRNVVIREVQEEWKRRNGDKYIYIETNPRCQLTPNKE